The genomic interval GCTCCAGGTAAACGGAAGGCCGTCAGGACAACGGGAGCCTGTACAGGTCGAATGACCTCGATGCGACGCTCCCCACGATGCGACGGTTCCCTGGTGTAACGGCGAGGGGGTGTTGGGCCCGGCGCGAGTTTGTCGAACACTCGCCGAATGGACCGGAGGGCCCTTTGAGGGTCCAGGTCACCCACCACGACCAAGGTGGCATTGTTAGGCTGGTAGTAGGTTCGGTAATAGGCCAGCAGGTCGGCCCTGGAGATGGCATCCAGATCTCCAGGCCAGCCCCCCACGGGCCAATGGTAGCCATTGGCGAGCCACATGGCCGCAGGTAGGTAATCCCATGCCATGCCCAAGGCGCTGTCGCTGCTGCCGCGAAGCTCCTCCTTCACGACTTCCCGTTCGGCCAGCAGTTTCTCAGCAGGCAGCAGAGCCCCCTTCATGCGGTCGGCCTCCAGCGCCAGGGCTGTCTCGAGATGCTCACTGGCAAGCACCTCGTGATAAGCGGTGAAGTCAGTGGTGGTGAAGGCGTTGTTTTGACCGCCTCGGCTCACCAACTGCCGATCGAATTCACCCGGGCCGAACCGCGAGGATCCCTGAAACATCATGTGTTCCAGAAGATGCGAAGCGCCGGTCATGCCTGGCCGTTCGTCACGACTGCCCACGCCGTACCAGACTTGAACGGCGACCACTGGGGCCTTTCGATCCACCATCAGGTAGACCTGAAGGCCATTCGAAAGCTGAAACCTGACGGGAGGTGCTGGCGCCGCAAGCGCCGGGGTCCCGAGCATCCACGCCGCCAAGAAACCAGCCAGGACTCCGTGCAATTTCACTCGACCATCTCCTGGCTGCGCGGGGAACCCTCACCCCCGGGAAGAAACGACGGGTCATGATACGGTCTTATGTTTATCGCAGCAATCCCCCAAAAGGGCTGTGCCCCCCTGGGTCAGGCGATTCCAACGGCGTTGTGAATTTGACTTGCACCAAGCAGCGAGACTAAGATAGGCAGCGGTAGGCTGTGTGTCCATTCATCGACGGCCTTCACGCTTGCTTGTGAGGCCGACTGGGTATCCCAGGGCCGCGATCTTGAGGAGGCATTGGGCGTGGCCGATTCCACGAACGAACAGTCGCCCGATTCCTACGAAGTACCCGAGTTGATCCCGCCCTACGTGGCGCGAGATGCTTTGATTGAAGACAATCGCATCGGACAACTCTTGCTTCGCAGCCGCTTGCTATCCGTCGAGCAACTCGAGCAGTGCCTTCAAGACCAGTCGGCCGCCCCAGACCAGTTGCTTGGGGAAATCGTTTTGCAGAAAGGCTTCGCCACGGTCGAAGACATCCACGGCGCCCTGAAGGCCCAGCTGTCGGAACTTCGCTTGGGCCAGATTCTCTTGAAGACCCGGTGCATTTCTCAAGAACAGCTTGATATCGCGCTGGTCGAGCAAGAGAACACCGGGGAGTTGCTGGGTTCCATCCTGATTGGCTTCGGGTTCTGCACCCCGGAGATGGTGGGTTGGGCGATCGACCAGCAGAACAAGGACTGACCAGCGGCGTGTTGCCCTCTTTGCATCGCCAATCTTCCCCAGCCGTGACCTCTGCGGAGGCTGAGGCTGAGCGCTCGCCGCATGTGGTGATGTCCGGCTACTTTGGTTTCAGTAACCTGGGTGACGAGGCCATCCTGGAGGTCGAAGTGGGCATGCTTCGCCGTGCCGCGCCGAACTGTCGGATCACGGTCCTGTCAGGAAACCCCATCGAAACCAGGAAATCGCTGGGCGTTGAGGCAGTGGACCGGTTGGACCTTTTCGCCGTCTGGCGCGCTTTGCGGTGCGCCGACCTGTTCCTGAGTGGAGGAGGCAGCCTGCTACAGGACGTGACCGGAATTGGCTCCGTGCCCTACTACCTTGGCGTGACCGAGTTGGCCCGCTGGGCCGGTGTACCAAGGGTGATGCTGGCCCAAGGGGTGGGCCCTCTCCAGCGCGCGTTCAGTCGCCGACTGGTTGGCCAGGTCGTGGGGACGATGGAACTCATCACGGTCAGAGACGAGGCTTCCGCCCGACTGCTGGCATCCTGCGGGGTCCCCTCCGAAAGAATCACCACGACCGTTGACCCGGTGCTTGCGATGTCTGCCGTTCCGCTGGAGGAACAGGTTTTGGAGGATTGGGGCCTGAAGCCCGCTCAGCCTATCGTCGCCGTTTCGCTTCGCCCATGGCCGACCTGGACGGAGCGTGAACTGAAGGCTTTTTCAGCCGTCCTGGCCCAGTCCGCCAGCGCCTGGGGAGCACAGGTGCTCCTGCTGCCCTTTCATCGACCTGACGATGAACTCTTGCTGGATGAACTCGCGCAATGTCTGGCGGTGAGACCTGAGGCGCAACGTCCTCACGTGGTTTGTTTGTCTCATTCCTGTTCCCCCACGCAAATGATGGGCTTGATGGCGCGGGTCGACCTGGTGATCGGAATGCGACTGCACGCCTTGATCATGGCGGCAGCCAGTGCGACTCCGGCCGTCGCAGTCGTGTATGACCCGAAAGTTAAGGCCTTTGCCGACATTGCCGGCTATCCGCGCGTGGAATCGGTGACGGACTTGGGGAACAATCAGCGGCTTGCGACCTTGCTCGAGACGGCCTGGCAAGGGCGAACCAGCAGACGTGCGGCGCTGAACCAGTCACTTCCTGCGTGGAGGACAGCCGCCTTCGAACCCATCGAGCAGGCCATTGGGTTGGCCACCCGGGGACGCCGTCGTGTCGCTTGAACGGACCTTCATTCTGGGCTTGCCTGTGGACGCTGGCTCGCTGGGCGACTGCCTTCAAAGGGTTCGCCAGGCACTGGCGCCACCCCGTGACGTGGCACCGCTTCACATCGTCACCATGAACGCAGAAATGTCGATGCAGGCGCAACGCGATCCGGAACTTGCAGACATCATCCGGCGGGCAGGCCTCGTCACCCCTGACGGTTCCGGAGTCGTGTGGGCCGTTCGGCGCCGAAAAGGGGCGCCTCGAATCACAAAGGTGGCCGGCATTGAGCTGTTTCAGGCCTTGGCCGGTGAGGCCGCAAACCGCGGCTGGAAGATTTATTTTCTTGGCGGCCAGCCCGGGGTGGCGGAAGCCGCTGCGCGCACCCTCGTCAGTCGCCACCCTGGGTTGGCAGTGGTGGGGGTTCGTGACGGATTCTTCAAACCCGAGGACGAAGAACAGGTGCTCGCAGACATTGCATCCCGCTCTCCGGACATCCTGGTTGTGGCGTTGGGCGTTCCGCGACAGGAAAGGTTCATCGCCCTGCACCAAACTCGCCTCGGGGTTCCCGTGGCGATGGGGGTGGGAGGAAGCTTCGATGTGCTGGCTGGCCGTGTACGTCGCGCGCCCGCTGCCTTTCAGGCCTTGCATCTGGAGTGGCTATACCGCCTCATTCAGGAACCGTGGCGACTCTCCCGGATGGGGTCGACCTTGCCGCAATTTGTAGGAGCCGTGCTGGCCGAACCTGCCATCGCACCCTCATCGGAGGCCCAACCATGATCAGCATCAGACAGGTAAGTAAGGTCTACGCCAACGGGGTACGAGCCCTCTCGAACCTCAATTTAGAAGTCAAGCAGGGTGAATTCGTCTTTGTCACGGGCCCATCTGGGGCCGGAAAATCCACCCTGATGAAGCTGCTTTACCGGGCAGAAACGCCCACCATGGGTCAGGTCATCATCAGTGGAGTCGACCTGGGTCGCCTCCCTCCCCGGAACTTGCCGCAACTGCGGCAGCGTATCGGAGTGGTGTTTCAGGATTACAAGCTTCTCGCCGATCGCTCAGTTTATGAGAATGTCGCCTTCGCCCTCAAAATTATCGGGACCGCCAAGGCCGAACTCCATCATCGGGTGCGGTCCAGTCTCGACCTGGTCGGCTTGCGTGATTTTGCCGACGCCAAGCCCGGCGAACTCTCCGGCGGCCAGCAGCAGCGGGTGTGCCTGGCTCGTGCCATCGTGAATACGCCCCCCTTGCTGATTGCCGACGAGCCGACGGGGAACCTGGACCCGGAGACGTCCTGGGAGATCATGCGGCTGCTGACGAAGATCAACCTGCACGGGACGACGGTGGTGGTGGCCACCCACAACAAGTTGGTGGTAGATAACATGCGGCGTCGCGTGTTGACCATCGACGGGGGGAAGCTCGTACAGGACCAAGCGCGGGGGGTTTATTCGATTGGAGTCAATTAGTCACTTTCTGCGAATCTGTGAATTCGTCGGCCAGGAAGCACTCTCCAGCATGGCTCGCTCCCTGCTGATGAGTTGGCTGGTCATCATGACGATGGCGGTGAGCCTCAGTATCCTCGGCGGATTCTGGATGGT from Candidatus Sericytochromatia bacterium carries:
- a CDS encoding pitrilysin family protein; amino-acid sequence: MKLHGVLAGFLAAWMLGTPALAAPAPPVRFQLSNGLQVYLMVDRKAPVVAVQVWYGVGSRDERPGMTGASHLLEHMMFQGSSRFGPGEFDRQLVSRGGQNNAFTTTDFTAYHEVLASEHLETALALEADRMKGALLPAEKLLAEREVVKEELRGSSDSALGMAWDYLPAAMWLANGYHWPVGGWPGDLDAISRADLLAYYRTYYQPNNATLVVVGDLDPQRALRSIRRVFDKLAPGPTPPRRYTREPSHRGERRIEVIRPVQAPVVLTAFRLPGAGHRDIDAARLLALVLGEGRSARLQAALVGARKPLRELEVGVDEAREGGFLYFALAPGPGHSPLDAERALERELAVFKRFGATREELNRARRQAETRHLLAIETVEGRAEDIGRRVLLTGTAQRTDFTARLRGITETQLRALAGRYFSRANRATVTVRPVDREDL
- the csaB gene encoding polysaccharide pyruvyl transferase CsaB → MLPSLHRQSSPAVTSAEAEAERSPHVVMSGYFGFSNLGDEAILEVEVGMLRRAAPNCRITVLSGNPIETRKSLGVEAVDRLDLFAVWRALRCADLFLSGGGSLLQDVTGIGSVPYYLGVTELARWAGVPRVMLAQGVGPLQRAFSRRLVGQVVGTMELITVRDEASARLLASCGVPSERITTTVDPVLAMSAVPLEEQVLEDWGLKPAQPIVAVSLRPWPTWTERELKAFSAVLAQSASAWGAQVLLLPFHRPDDELLLDELAQCLAVRPEAQRPHVVCLSHSCSPTQMMGLMARVDLVIGMRLHALIMAAASATPAVAVVYDPKVKAFADIAGYPRVESVTDLGNNQRLATLLETAWQGRTSRRAALNQSLPAWRTAAFEPIEQAIGLATRGRRRVA
- a CDS encoding WecB/TagA/CpsF family glycosyltransferase, with the protein product MSLERTFILGLPVDAGSLGDCLQRVRQALAPPRDVAPLHIVTMNAEMSMQAQRDPELADIIRRAGLVTPDGSGVVWAVRRRKGAPRITKVAGIELFQALAGEAANRGWKIYFLGGQPGVAEAAARTLVSRHPGLAVVGVRDGFFKPEDEEQVLADIASRSPDILVVALGVPRQERFIALHQTRLGVPVAMGVGGSFDVLAGRVRRAPAAFQALHLEWLYRLIQEPWRLSRMGSTLPQFVGAVLAEPAIAPSSEAQP
- the ftsE gene encoding cell division ATP-binding protein FtsE → MISIRQVSKVYANGVRALSNLNLEVKQGEFVFVTGPSGAGKSTLMKLLYRAETPTMGQVIISGVDLGRLPPRNLPQLRQRIGVVFQDYKLLADRSVYENVAFALKIIGTAKAELHHRVRSSLDLVGLRDFADAKPGELSGGQQQRVCLARAIVNTPPLLIADEPTGNLDPETSWEIMRLLTKINLHGTTVVVATHNKLVVDNMRRRVLTIDGGKLVQDQARGVYSIGVN